In Paraburkholderia flagellata, a genomic segment contains:
- a CDS encoding TolC family protein has translation MFLCERPHWLPLGACCLSTLLNACMHVGPDFQPQHESWSEHWSSASIDQVTVVAAQPSEQPDARQWWHVFGDENLEQLIAAADANNGDLKIAALRVIEARAQLGIALAGRYPQVQQVNADVLASARKRHDGFDPRSGAYFQYGLGFSMGWELDFWGRFSRAIESADASFFAAQDNREDALVLVHAQVADTYFTLRTTEARLRIARENAQLQRRSYDITQKLFKSGETDELDLQQAKTQYLGTLSSIPVFESQIAVARHALCVLLGRPPGPLPELDAQPAKAGFVPLINRAVLQDVPAKLLLRRPDVRAAEQQMAAQSALIGVAKADLYPSISLVGSLVWSASSLAGAPSTLSVVGGPSITWNVFDHGRITNNVRVQDARLQQLIVAYQETVREAAREADDAATALSTALERDTILHDAQGAAQRSLTLANTIYREGYSDFQRVLDAQRALSAQQDAFVVNRGNAVSSLIALYKSVDGGWDLQQPLIDSATRAQMQRRTDWGDLLDEPASSSAAQSPGNQPEGPTR, from the coding sequence GTGTTCCTCTGCGAGCGCCCTCACTGGCTCCCGCTCGGCGCCTGCTGCTTAAGCACGCTGCTGAACGCGTGCATGCACGTGGGCCCCGACTTTCAGCCACAACATGAGAGCTGGAGCGAACACTGGAGCAGCGCGTCGATCGATCAGGTCACAGTAGTCGCAGCGCAGCCCAGTGAGCAGCCCGACGCGCGGCAATGGTGGCACGTATTCGGCGACGAAAATCTCGAACAGCTGATTGCCGCGGCCGATGCAAACAACGGCGACCTGAAGATCGCGGCATTGCGCGTGATCGAGGCGCGCGCCCAGCTAGGCATCGCGCTCGCGGGGCGCTACCCGCAGGTGCAGCAGGTCAACGCCGATGTGCTGGCCTCGGCGCGCAAGCGCCACGATGGTTTCGACCCACGCTCGGGCGCGTACTTTCAGTATGGTCTCGGTTTCAGCATGGGCTGGGAACTCGACTTCTGGGGCCGCTTCAGCCGCGCGATCGAATCGGCCGACGCCTCGTTCTTCGCCGCCCAGGACAACCGCGAGGACGCGCTCGTGCTCGTTCACGCGCAAGTCGCGGACACCTATTTCACGCTGCGCACGACCGAAGCGCGCCTGCGCATTGCCCGCGAAAACGCACAGTTGCAACGGCGCAGCTACGACATCACGCAAAAGCTCTTCAAGAGCGGCGAAACCGACGAACTCGATCTCCAGCAAGCGAAAACACAGTATCTCGGCACACTGAGCAGCATTCCCGTATTCGAGAGCCAGATCGCAGTGGCCCGTCACGCACTCTGCGTGCTGCTTGGACGCCCGCCCGGCCCGCTGCCGGAACTCGACGCCCAGCCGGCGAAAGCCGGCTTCGTCCCGCTCATCAACCGTGCCGTGCTTCAGGATGTGCCCGCAAAGCTTTTACTGCGTCGCCCGGATGTGCGCGCGGCGGAGCAACAGATGGCCGCGCAATCGGCGCTGATTGGCGTGGCGAAGGCCGATCTGTACCCATCCATTTCACTGGTCGGCTCGCTCGTCTGGAGCGCCAGCTCGCTTGCCGGTGCGCCGAGCACGCTTTCCGTGGTGGGCGGCCCGAGCATCACATGGAACGTGTTCGATCACGGCCGCATTACGAACAACGTGCGCGTGCAGGACGCGCGCCTGCAACAGTTGATCGTGGCGTATCAGGAAACGGTGCGCGAAGCGGCGCGCGAGGCTGACGACGCCGCCACGGCGCTGAGCACGGCACTGGAGCGCGATACGATCCTGCACGACGCACAAGGTGCTGCGCAGCGCTCGCTCACGCTCGCCAACACGATCTACCGCGAAGGGTATTCGGACTTCCAGCGCGTGCTCGACGCGCAGCGCGCACTCTCCGCGCAGCAAGACGCGTTCGTCGTCAATCGCGGTAATGCCGTGAGCAGCCTGATCGCGCTGTACAAGTCCGTGGACGGCGGCTGGGATCTGCAGCAACCGCTCATCGATTCCGCCACGCGCGCGCAAATGCAGCGGCGCACGGACTGGGGCGACCTGCTCGACGAACCGGCATCGTCCTCTGCCGCGCAGAGTCCTGGCAATCAACCGGAAGGGCCAACACGATGA
- a CDS encoding HlyD family secretion protein, whose amino-acid sequence MSSASEPSSTPQAPPPAADSSGKAIKWTVVLIAISLIWYLLADRFTPYTQQARVAAYVVPVAAEVSGRVTRVLVHNNQEVNAGDVLFEVDNDQYRIAADRARADLESTRRQIGASTAGIESAQASLRAALANEVKARQDSDRLERLYREDEGTVSLRRLEVARATHEQAQSQVESARAEIERAREQQGGNEAENAQLRSAAGALEKAELDLANTRIRARSAGVITDLRTEVGQFAAAGNPVMTLIAIHDVWVSADMTENNLGHLHAGTPVSIALDALPGEVFAGRIRSIGYGVSVGQSTPPGTLPTVQNSRDWLRPAQRFPVIVEFDDDERARLRNVRVGGQAEVMAFPGTGNPLNPLGRVFLRVMSWLSYLY is encoded by the coding sequence ATGAGCAGCGCGTCCGAACCTTCGAGCACGCCCCAGGCGCCGCCGCCGGCTGCCGACTCGTCCGGCAAAGCGATCAAGTGGACCGTCGTCCTGATCGCCATCAGCCTGATCTGGTACCTGCTTGCCGATCGCTTCACGCCCTATACGCAGCAGGCGCGTGTAGCGGCCTACGTCGTGCCCGTTGCGGCCGAAGTGTCGGGGCGCGTGACGCGCGTGCTCGTGCACAACAATCAGGAAGTCAACGCAGGCGACGTGCTGTTCGAAGTCGACAACGATCAATACCGCATTGCCGCGGACCGCGCACGCGCCGACCTCGAATCCACGCGCCGGCAGATCGGCGCGAGCACTGCCGGCATCGAATCGGCGCAAGCCTCGTTGCGCGCGGCGCTCGCCAACGAGGTCAAGGCGCGCCAGGATAGCGACCGGCTGGAACGGCTGTATCGCGAAGACGAGGGCACGGTCTCGCTGCGGCGGCTCGAAGTCGCGCGCGCCACGCACGAGCAGGCACAAAGCCAGGTCGAAAGCGCCCGAGCCGAAATCGAACGCGCGCGCGAGCAGCAAGGCGGCAACGAAGCGGAAAATGCACAGTTGCGCAGCGCGGCTGGCGCGCTCGAAAAGGCCGAACTCGATCTCGCCAATACGCGCATTCGCGCGCGCTCGGCCGGCGTCATCACCGACCTGCGCACCGAAGTGGGCCAGTTCGCGGCGGCGGGCAATCCGGTCATGACGCTGATCGCCATTCACGATGTCTGGGTCAGTGCGGACATGACGGAAAACAATCTGGGTCATCTTCATGCGGGCACGCCCGTCTCCATCGCGCTGGACGCACTGCCGGGCGAAGTGTTCGCGGGGCGTATTCGCAGCATCGGCTATGGCGTGAGCGTTGGCCAAAGCACGCCGCCCGGCACCCTGCCCACCGTGCAGAACAGCCGCGACTGGCTGCGGCCCGCGCAACGCTTTCCCGTGATCGTCGAGTTCGACGACGACGAGCGCGCACGGCTGCGCAACGTTCGCGTGGGCGGTCAGGCCGAAGTGATGGCGTTTCCGGGTACAGGCAACCCGCTCAATCCGCTCGGCCGCGTGTTCCTGCGCGTGATGAGTTGGCTCTCCTACCTCTATTGA